From Seriola aureovittata isolate HTS-2021-v1 ecotype China chromosome 16, ASM2101889v1, whole genome shotgun sequence, one genomic window encodes:
- the hax1 gene encoding HCLS1-associated protein X-1, whose product MSVFDLFRGFFGVPGGHHRGRRDPFFDAMTHDDDDDEEDDEDGFYYDGYRGDQQDPFDSAWRFGFSFGPDGMRIQEPPVFGHVLREMEEIFSQMGRWDGQPESGQFGVPSIMQPPSQDKAEIGGGGSSGNPLRDFMLKTPDSGLRGPQPGISREPRIDGHPFSKFNDIWRRGPQKAPEEEHKGDRDLDSAVSSGGLDQILTPPAGQAPNQPRIRSFFQSVSITKVVKPDGTVEERRTVRDGQGNEETTVTRSGGPAGLEGPDHRTGSVLPGGQHPFSDMRDYDSLFSKFFGGFK is encoded by the exons ATgagtgtttttgatttatttcgTGGGTTCTTCGGAGTTCCTGGAGGCCATCATCGTGGCAGAAG GGACCCCTTCTTCGATGCTATGactcatgatgatgatgatgatgaggaggacgaTGAGGATGGATTCTACTATGATGGGTACCGGGGGGACCAGCAGGACCCTTTTGACAGTGCCTGGAGGTTTGGCTTCAGCTTTGGTCCAGACGGGATGAGGATCCAGGAGCCCCCAGTGTTTGGCCACGTCCtcagggagatggaggagatcTTTTCCCAGATGGGCCGCTGGGATGGACAGCCAGAATCTGGACAATTTG GTGTTCCCAGTATCATGCAACCACCATCTCAGGACAAAGCAGAGATAGGAGGAGGGGGATCCAGTGGGAATCCCCTGAGAGACTTTATGTTGAAAACCCCTGACAGTGGCCTACGAGGGCCTCAACCAGGGATCTCTAGAGAGCCCAGAATTGATGGCCACCCTTTTTCCAAG TTCAATGATATTTGGAGACGGGGGCCACAGAAAGCTCCAGAGGAGGAGCACAAAGGAGACAGAG ATCTGGACTCTGCAGTGTCCTCTGGGGGCCTTGACCAGATTTTGACACCACCTGCTGGTCAGGCACCGAACCAGCCCAGAATCCGATCATTCTTCCAGTCAGTCAGTATCACCAAGGTGGTGAAACCTGATGGG ACGGTCGAGGAGAGGCGAACAGTTAGAGACGGCCAAGGCAATGAGGAAACCACGGTGACGCGCTCAGGAGGTCCTGCGGGCCTGGAGGGACCAGACCATCGGACCGGCTCAGTTTTACCAG GTGGTCAACACCCCTTTTCAGACATGCGGGATTATGACTCATTATTCTCCAAGTTCTTTGGAGGGTTTAAATAA